From one Lotus japonicus ecotype B-129 chromosome 3, LjGifu_v1.2 genomic stretch:
- the LOC130746692 gene encoding protein NRT1/ PTR FAMILY 7.3-like, whose product MDAREDSETTPSSQPQCDSKGNELDVHEEGRLIPYTGDGSVDCYGKPAIKNKTGGWKSALLILVNQVLVALAFTGVEVNLVLFAKLVLRQSNAESANTFSSWMGTNYFFCLIGAFLSDSYLGRYLTCIIFQVLLIIGLVVLSLSTHFLLLEPQGCGKIGLLCEPHKPVQVAILYISIYLIALGNGAADPALATLGSDQFDEEEPKEQRSKSIFFSYFYVAINLGSLVAETVLAYIETAGNWVLGFWICAGSGVVSFLLLLSGTHRYRHIKPNGNPFSRFAQVLVSALRKIKFQIPTNGEGLYEFRERDDASMRRIHHTNGLRFLDRAAIVSSQEKNELLEKGQKPNPWHLCTVTQVEEVKCIMRLLPVWLCTLFSSVVFIQMLSLFVEQGATMDRTFLKFQIPPASMTTFDIISTTAFIMLFDVLIVPLYEKVMKRPPKPLSELQRIGIGLAITIVALTVAGFVERKRLEHADHDKGRETSSLSIFWLTPQYVLVGVAEAFVYVAQMNFFTAQAPDGLKSLGMGLSMSVSALGSYVANFILTVVMKITSSHGRPGWVSPNLNEGHLDKFYFLCAFLTGLDLILYIVCAKRYVGISLEKREETNKEEVVT is encoded by the exons ATGGATGCAAGAGAAGATTCAGAGACAACTCCGAGTTCTCAGCCACAATGTGATTCCAAG GGAAACGAACTAGATGTGCATGAAGAGGGTAGGCTCATTCCTTACACAGGAGATGGGTCAGTTGATTGTTATGGAAAACCAGCAATAAAAAATAAGACAGGTGGATGGAAAAGTGCACTATTGATATTAG TGAATCAAGTACTAGTTGCATTGGCTTTCACTGGAGTTGAAGTGAATTTGGTTCTGTTTGCAAAGTTAGTACTGAGACAGAGTAATGCTGAGTCTGCAAATACCTTCAGCAGCTGGATGGGGACTAACTATTTCTTCTGTCTAATTGGAGCATTTCTTAGTGACTCATACTTGGGAAGATACCTCACTTGCATTATATTTCAAGTTTTACTCATCATT GGGCTGGTGGTGTTATCCTTGTCAACCCACTTCCTTTTACTTGAACCTCAAGGTTGTGGCAAAATAGGGTTGCTATGTGAACCCCACAAACCAGTTCAAGTTGCAATACTTTACATATCAATATACCTTATTGCTCTAGGAAATGGAGCTGCTGACCCTGCTTTAGCAACACTGGGTTCAGATCAATTTGATGAGGAAGAACCTAAAGAGCAACGATCTAAGTCCATATTTTTCAGCTACTTTTATGTGGCAATAAACCTGGGCTCTTTAGTGGCTGAGACAGTACTGGCTTATATAGAGACTGCAGGAAATTGGGTACTAGGGTTTTGGATTTGTGCTGGCAGTGGTGTTGTTTCCTTTCTTCTTTTGTTGAGTGGAACTCACAGATACAGGCACATTAAGCCTAATGGAAACCCTTTCTCTAGGTTTGCACAAGTACTAGTGTCCGCTTTgaggaaaataaaatttcaaataccCACAAATGGAGAAGGCCTCTATGAGTTTAGAGAAAGGGATGATGCCAGTATGAGGAGAATACACCACACAAATGGCCTCAG GTTTCTTGATCGAGCTGCTATAGTTTCTTCTCAGGAAAAAAATGAGTTGTTAGAGAAAGGCCAGAAACCAAACCCATGGCATCTTTGCACTGTGACACAAGTTGAAGAAGTGAAATGCATTATGAGATTGTTACCAGTATGGCTCTGCACCCTCTTCTCCTCCGTCGTCTTCATACAAATGCTTTCTCTGTTTGTAGAGCAGGGTGCTACCATGGACAGAACTTTCCTCAAGTTTCAAATACCTCCCGCGAGCATGACCACATTTGACATCATAAGCACGACCGCATTCATCATGCTATTTGATGTCCTCATTGTTCCATTGTATGAGAAAGTGATGAAAAGACCTCCAAAACCTCTTAGTGAGCTTCAAAGAATTGGAATTGGACTAGCCATCACAATAGTAGCATTAACTGTTGCTGGCTTTGTGGAGAGGAAAAGGCTTGAACATGCTGATCATGACAAAGGTAGAGAGACAAGTTCTCTGAGCATCTTCTGGCTGACACCACAGTATGTGCTTGTAGGAGTGGCGGAAGCTTTCGTATACGTCGCGCAGATGAATTTTTTCACAGCACAAGCACCAGATGGGTTGAAAAGCTTGGGAATGGGGTTGTCCATGTCTGTTTCTGCGCTTGGGAGCTATGTTGCTAACTTTATTTTGACCGTGGTGATGAAAATCACTTCAAGTCATGGAAGACCTGGTTGGGTTTCTCCTAATCTTAATGAAGGTCACTTAGATAAGTTCTACTTCTTGTGTGCTTTCTTAACCGGCCTTGATTTGATATTGTATATTGTGTGTGCCAAGAGATATGTGGGTATATCattggagaaaagagaagaaacaaaCAAAGAGGAGGTTGTGACTTGA
- the LOC130746693 gene encoding arginase 1, mitochondrial, with the protein MSIIARRGIHYMHKLNAPNVSSAMLEKGQNRVIDASLTLIRERAKLKGELVRALGGAAATSSLLGVPLGHNSSFLQGPAFAPPRIREAIWCGSTNSTTEEGKDLHDARVLTDVGDVPIQEIRDCGVDDHRLMNVIGEAVKIVMEEDPLRPLVLGGDHSISFPVIRAVSEKLGGPVDVLHLDAHPDNYDAFEGNIYSHASSFARVMEGDYVRRLLQVGIRSITTEGREQAKKFGVEQYEMRTFSRDRHFLENLKLGEGVKGVYISIDVDCLDPAFAPGVSHIEPGGLSFRDVLNILHNLQGDVVAGDVVEFNPQRDTVDGMTAMVAAKLVREMTAKISK; encoded by the exons ATGTCGATCATAGCGCGCAGAGGCATCCATTACATGCATAagctgaatgcaccaaatgtatCTTCTGCTATGCTAGAGAAAGGCCAAAACCGTGTGATTGATGCTTCGCTTACTCTTATAAGAGAAAGGGCAAAGCTTAAG GGTGAACTCGTGCGTGCTTTGGGAGGTGCTGCGGCTACTTCATCTCTTCTGGGAGTTCCATTGGGACATAATTCTTCATTCCTTCAAGGGCCTGCATTTGCACCTCCTCGCATTAGGGAGGCCATTTGGTGTGGTAGCACAAACTCAACAACTGAAGAAG GCAAAGATTTACATGATGCACGGGTGCTAACTGATGTTGGTGATGTCCCTATCCAAGAAATTCGAGATTGTGGGGTAGATGATCACAGATTGATGAATGTCATTGGTGAAGCTGTCAAGATTGTGATGGAGGAG GATCCACTGCGTCCCTTAGTTTTAGGTGGTGACCACTCAATATCATTTCCAGTTATTAGAGCTGTCTCTGAGAAGCTTGGAGGACCAGTTGATGTTCTTCATCTCGATGCACATCCAGATAACTATGATGCCTTCGAAGGAAACATTTATTCACATGCTTCTTCTTTTGCTCGAGTCATGGAGGGTGACTATGTTCGGCGACTCTTGCAG GTTGGTATTAGATCAATAACAACTGAAGGGCGTGAACAAGCCAAAAAATTCGGGGTAGAGCAATATGAAATGCGCACATTTTCAAGAGATCGTCACTTTTTAGAGAACCTG AAACTAGGGGAAGGTGTTAAAGGTGTGTATATCTCCATAGATGTGGATTGCCTTGATCCTGCCTTTGCTCCTGGAGTGTCTCACATAGAACCTGGAGGTCTTTCTTTCCGTGATGTTCTCAACATCCTGCACAATCTTCAAGGCGATGTTGTTGCCGGAGACGTCGTTGAATTCAACCCACAGCGTGATACTGTTGATGGAATGACTGCCATGGTGGCTGCTAAGCTGGTGAGAGAAATGACTGCAAAGATTTCCAAATGA